The Lolium rigidum isolate FL_2022 chromosome 1, APGP_CSIRO_Lrig_0.1, whole genome shotgun sequence region CCACATCGAGGATTCCAAATCCCCTGCTCTGCAccgaagcttcctcaaagtcctcaaCTATCTGGAAGTGGAAATGGAGCGTAATTAGAGGTTGCTGATGAGTTCTGAAAGGCAGTTTTACAACTACATTATGCTGCATTTGCACATGTTTGCTAGCTAATCTGATCAAGCTGAAAAGATGAGCTAGTTGCCCATCTAATAAATTTGCATGATAAAACAGATGAAGCTGAAAGATCAGCTAGTTCTCACCCCAGTTCCTTTACTGAGGAAGAGTCCACCGCCGCGCACGAGGAGCCAGAGACCACCATCTGCTCTCCACCCCATGTTCTGTATCCGCCGCGCCActgccctgttgtgtggctgccaGTATAGCTGCAGTTGCGCGCAGGTGTAGATAGATAGATATTTCAGAAGCAAACCTCAGGTTAGACAGACAATTTACCCGAATCAGTTATTGGGGTAGAAACCGAACCTGCCCAGGCTCCCATGTCAAGTAGAAGTTCCCACGGCTGGAGACTGCGACGTAGCGGCCGTCAGGCGAGCGGTTCACTGTGTTGAAAGTGCCAGTGTAGTAGCTCGCACCACTAATGCCGCTCGAAACTGTTCTGCAGCAGAGACAAAGACGACACAGCAAACAATGGCATGCCTTGATCACTCAGTCACACATGACATGCATGATTTAGCACCGGCTAAGATGCAACATCATGTTGAGCCAGAGAAAAATTTGGATGGAACCATTTTCATCAGAGTAACATGGTCTGTCAAACACAATTTAGTAGTGTCGATAGAGCTTGATAGCCAAAATGCAGTTGAGTGATTTTGCAAACTCATTGAACTCTGTCAATATAAATTCTGTTGGACAGACAGACATTGTTCTGCAGAACTTTGTACCCTACCTGTTGAGAGTGGCTGAGACGGTCTCCTGCACGGCGGCCTTCCAGTTGTAGCCGCGGTTGGAGGTGACATAGATGGCCCCCTCGTCGGTCACCATCTCGGCGCTCTGCTCCCCGGTGGCCTGGATGTAGACCTGCCCCCCGAAAAAATCACCATAGTTTTCTCCCCTTAACTGACTGAAGTTGTTTGGACATAAAAGTAAGCAATGCAAAGATAATATAACAGAGAAAAAAATGCAGCTACCATGTCCCCAGGGAGCTGTGCGCTGAGCGGTATCCTCTCCCAGCTCTCTCCGGCGTCCTTTGTGTGGAGCAGGATGGCGGGCTTGCCGACGATCCACCCCTCCTTGCCGCTGAAGCTGACGGAGTTGAAGCGGTAGTTGAAGTCCTCGTCCTCCGCCGACGGGATGGAGCGCGGGAACCAGCTGCCGCCGCCGTCCTTGGTCTCCAGGATCGTCTGCCTCGTCCCCAGGAGAAACCCTGATGGCCGTGGCCGCGGCGGAGACTTTCAGATGAGATGGGCTGAAACATTCAGAGAGAGCCATGGCGTTTGGCCATGAAGATTAGATTTTTAGTTACCGTGGGAGGGGTCGTCGGGGACAAAGGCGATGTCGAGCAGCACGACGCCGGGGTCGATGGGGAGACCCACGCGCTCCCACTCTGACAGCGGCTCCGCAGCGAGCGCCGCGGGGGTGCGAGGGAGGAGcaggggagcggcggcggcggcgacggccgcggtGGCGGTGTCGGCAATGAGGCCGCGGCGGGTGGGGGCGGAGCAGGCGCGTGGGGTGACGAGGCGTGCGCGtccgccatggcggcggcgggaggaggtggtagggtGGAGCAGGTGCAGGGccggggaggcggaggcggtggtggcCATTGGAACTTGGAGCTCGCTCGCTCGCCGGAAGGTGGCAGTCCGTCTGTCTGTCTGTGGCCAAGGCCAACCGTGCTCTTATCCTGCTGTGATGCGGGGCCCGCCCGTCAGCGGGGTAAGAGGATCCCACGGTGCCGACGGATCCAGCCGCGCAGCTACCATAATTTCCATTCCTTCCTTTTTTGTGTTCTCTTCTTGGGTTGTTGAAATACTCCTTTCCATTCCAACCAAGGCTTTGAAATTctaaaattgattttttttactagtataaatgtccgtgcgttgccacggatccTTAAATTTTagttctcaatgcacatatataattttcACATGTACATTTCTTGAAatgcatgatttttttaaaaaaaattggtaaACCTTTTTAGAAACATAATATCTTTGCAATATAATGAACATTTCTTTAAATATCTGTCAACAATTGTTAGACAACATGAATATTTTTTTTTCTAATAGAACATTTGCTTGTGTGTTGCAATGAAAATAAAACTGAGGAGATGTTCGTTTTGGGAGACACGAGGGTCAAACTCTGAATCCGCGTGCGTTGGTGATGGTTGCTAAAGGAGAGTAACTTATTAAATTTGTTTGCACCGTGAAGAGACAGCATCAATAGGCCAATACGTGCAAGCTTGATGATATTGCAAGGGATCGTCAAACGGAACACCACATCAAGAAAAGATAAGATGTCAAAGAAAATGCATGGGATTGTTTCCGGCAGCGTTCCATACCATAAAAAATTAATTGCTATGAAATTTCATTAAAACTCTTATACACGAGCATACAAATTTAACTAACCAACTAATGCCAGCTTTTATCTTAAAGCTCAATATGTAACCGTAGCTGAATTTAGCACGTACGAACTAACATATCATGATGACACAAACCATCTGAAATCTTAATTGTGCAATCTGTAATTAGCTTTTGCTACCTGATGCAACACACCGGTGAAAAACTTCACCAAACTTTTCCATGGGGAATGGAGAAAATCAAATATAGGTACTTTTCAAAGCACTTATCTTTAAAGCCACTCACACCAAGATATAACATGGAAAATCAAGTTTAGAAACAAAGCAAGTGGGGTTCCTGCTCCAGAAAAAAAATCCGATCATCAATTGAACCCGATCTAAAAAAGTGGCATTAATTATTTTCACCTTCGCTGGATCCTCGGAGGCAGCAGATCGGCAGCTGACCACAATCACACTTTCTGTTGAAGGCCTCTGCTCTGTTCTCGCGTCCATCGCGGTAGCCGTGGCCCATGACAGCACCTCCTTTGGACTGCAATGTCCGGTGTCATGATTCATGAGGTTTACATTGACTTGTATCCGACGCACGCCTCACATTGGTCAGCGATGTATCCTCATAAGTAGACAGGTGCCCAGTTGGTAAATGAAGTGCGGATACGGTGGCAGCAGGAACTTTGTTTCCACTTATTGTAAAAATCCAAGGAAATTGAATCTATTTTGCCAAAAGCATAATTATAACCTATTAAAACCTTAAATATATTTTTCTCGCAGAAAAACCTTATAAGGAAGCAACCGGTCAAACTTGCTTACTGAAAGCACATCAACTACTACCGCATATATAAAAACTCAAGATAATAGTATCCCTCCACCCTCAAGGTCGACTCCATGTGTCATCCACTTTATATCAATCTTACAAAACCCTcaaaaactacatcatctcaaggATTGTTCTAACACAGAACTCTTTCCCCATCTCAATAAAAAATCATTTTGAAACAAAAAAATATTACAGTCCCAAGAAATGCTATAAATGTAAGTACTTTCCAATAGGTATTAGAGGTGGAGAGAATACATTGCCTGCCAACCTCGCTAGCAATGTGCCTACGCCCTATATCTCGAAGAGCTCTTCGCATGTCCGATAATTTATATGCTTTATCGTCCCTGCCAAGGCCCCTCTCAATCTGCTCGCTCCTTTGTTCCTACGTTCTGCTCCAATATCAGTACGTCGCCCTGAGAGAATAACCATATTGTTCTTGGGCTACTTGCAAATTTACGACCAACCTCATTATTTTCTTTGTAATGTCGCCTTAGATAGCACAAAGGAAGCATTAAAAGAACACCGGTTTTTTGCTCACCAACTTTTGTGTTCTCCCTGTCCTTGTCACCTTGCATATGTACATGTTCTTATGTCCTTGTCACCTTGCATATGTACATGTTCTTCTGTCCTTGTCATCTTGCATATGCACCTGCTGGATAAAAAATAATTTCTGGTATCAAAAAGTGATTAAAGTAGATTAAAAAACAGAGGGGAGACTATCACTGCCCATCTGTGTGGCATGCTCATCTTCCACTCTTTCTCATCACTATCGTATAATAAAAAATATGTTACTGATACAAACCAATAAATACATGATCATCCAAATATATTACACCGACATATAACTCATAATTCATAAGTAGCTTATAATATAATATCTTTGTGATTGTTTCTAAAAGGTCCCAATTTCACAAAGCAAGCTCCCCATTGTGTGAAGTGCTTACAAAATCTTCGGGCCTAGCTAGGGTACCTAGGTACTGATGGTGTTATGCATCAGAGGTCATGGTGATATAGGTTTGCATATGGAGATATTAAATTAGGAGGTCAGACCCTGATGCTAAAATATTGTGTCTAATTGCATTAACTTAAGCTATTGAAGCATGTACTATATGAGATTGTTGAAGTAACCAATTACTGTACACTATGTACTTAGGTAAACTTTCTTTATAAAAATTGTCTAGG contains the following coding sequences:
- the LOC124702377 gene encoding photosystem II stability/assembly factor HCF136, chloroplastic — translated: MATTASASPALHLLHPTTSSRRRHGGRARLVTPRACSAPTRRGLIADTATAAVAAAAAPLLLPRTPAALAAEPLSEWERVGLPIDPGVVLLDIAFVPDDPSHGFLLGTRQTILETKDGGGSWFPRSIPSAEDEDFNYRFNSVSFSGKEGWIVGKPAILLHTKDAGESWERIPLSAQLPGDMVYIQATGEQSAEMVTDEGAIYVTSNRGYNWKAAVQETVSATLNRTVSSGISGASYYTGTFNTVNRSPDGRYVAVSSRGNFYLTWEPGQLYWQPHNRAVARRIQNMGWRADGGLWLLVRGGGLFLSKGTGIVEDFEEASVQSRGFGILDVGYRSKDEAWAAGGSGVLLKTKNGGKSWVRDKAADNIPGNLYSVKFIGDNQGFVLGNDGVLLRYVG